One genomic segment of Podarcis muralis chromosome 18, rPodMur119.hap1.1, whole genome shotgun sequence includes these proteins:
- the SUGP2 gene encoding SURP and G-patch domain-containing protein 2, with amino-acid sequence MAARRMTRESFDALMQVKVKQHHLDRSDPIEEALHQLRVHSRPAQRTQYEDEDGDFHEERKYLHSDWRGEAQEAANEDYSVPPYQSEEEDYYTPTCSRNQDYAQAPSRDRDYGRLSSAERELPGPSARERGYGRLASRQRDYGHASSRETSRLRDADYSSAELVSGFHSPGLLEEEFGTVRSQDYNLEYGLEAEREFPPSLHAGRELMAKRIRAPQGLVKSKTAAVLPVKKWVQALSSGDLLGEPKRRAFPTQHLQLGQRPSLLPRGTLLHDDPETVRHAQHKEPQLDLSGPLDVFTTFGVEIIKWAGFHKIKNDPEYTEMFRILFKLETETCAKMLASFKCSLKMEHQDFCYSVVRTLQHPALRTPKVDGQFLNLLLEKKLVATKNGFFQLIRPFDRSMMHLQACLLKSAVPLLMACNAYELSLKSSSFSDPGQMAAAFETTASLCRKALVLLGQTFAMASSFRQEKILEAIGLKEVAPLPTLFPNFDTSALFGKEYIEHLQGWLEKSGSQVQLKRPRVETPSPQGAPETKPKIKIPQRADRKVTETIEKMVEGIVSGTLKGKERAQLKDNPEYWFLKEEDSLEYKYYKLKLSEMHRLRSAAKEKPKQEKTPELQDLAVMQALLRARKVLRIKKRLFWKRRPRILRRRVARARRVKRATVGTQTLLSAGTMLQQQDLPQSPKAHPAETSLEKAGVCDSATDPEDASGEGLSAGSSLGLASQFPDVDPKTMVTAERLAKFVAEVGPEIEQFSIDNSADNPDLWFLHDRESSAFRFYRMKVYELCPSMNFSAVPGPASESPAPSEGDWENNEEEEEEEEEEEEAPQSGMEEGDAQAGSASVGALSTAGEGQPEGTTSEASAPGPLRGRAFGRKRASSRSLKVGLIPASKRVCLIDEPKVHDPVRIAYDRPRGYQSHKNKWQKSKDLEFSHKRLNQKNIGFQMLQKMGWKEGLGLGAHGKGIKDPVKVGSTSAGEGLGVAGDENKEDTFATFRQRMIQMYYLKRACNK; translated from the exons ATGGCTGCTCGGCGGATGACGCGGGAGTCTTTCGATGCCCTCATGCAAGTCAAGGTGAAACAGCATCATCTGGACAGGAGTGACCCCATAGAAGAGGCCCTCCACCAGCTGAGAG TTCATTCGCGCCCAGCGCAGCGAACCCAGTACGAGGATGAGGACGGGGATTTCCATGAGGAGAGAAAGTACCTGCACAGCGACTGGAGGGGAGAAGCCCAAGAAGCCGCCAACGAAGACTATTCGGTGCCTCCCTATCAGTCAGAGGAGGAGGATTACTACACACCCACATGCTCACGGAACCAAGATTACGCCCAGGCCCCTTCCCGTGACCGGGACTACGGCCGTTTGTCTTCTGCGGAAAGGGAGCTCCCCGGCCCATCCGCCAGGGAGCGGGGTTACGGTCGCCTGGCCTCTCGGCAAAGGGACTATGGCCATGCCTCCTCCCGAGAGACCTCCAGGCTCCGTGATGCGGACTACAGTTCAGCAGAGCTGGTGAGTGGCTTCCATTCTCCAGGGCTATTGGAAGAGGAGTTTGGGACTGTGCGGAGTCAGGATTACAACCTGGAGTATGGCCTGGAGGCGGAGAGAGAGTTTCCTCCCTCTTTACATGCGGGGAGGGAGCTAATGGCAAAGCGCATCCGGGCACCACAGGGCCTGGTCAAAAGCAAGACAGCTGCGGTCCTCCCTGTGAAGAAATGGGTCCAGGCTTTGTCCTCAGGCGACCTGCTGGGGGAGCCCAAGAGGAGGGCCTTCCCCACTCAGCACCTTCAGCTTGGCCAGCGGCCGTCCCTGCTCCCGAGGGGCACCCTGCTGCACGACGACCCGGAAACCGTGAGGCATGCCCAGCACAAAGAGCCGCAGCTGGACCTTAGCGGCCCCCTGGACGTTTTCACCACCTTTGGGGTGGAGATCATCAAGTGGGCCGGCTTCCACAAGATCAAGAACGACCCAGAGTACACGGAAATGTTCCGCATCCTCTTCAAGCTGGAGACGGAGACGTGCGCCAAGATGCTGGCCTCCTTCAAGTGCTCGCTGAAGATGGAGCACCAGGACTTCTGCTATTCCGTCGTGCGGACTCTGCAGCACCCGGCGCTGCGGACGCCCAAAGTGGACGGCCAGTTCTTGAACCTGCTGCTGGAAAAGAAGCTGGTGGCCACCAAGAACGGCTTCTTCCAGCTCATCAGACCTTTTGACCGGAGCATGATGCACCTCCAGGCCTGCCTCCTGAAGAGCGCCGTCCCACTCCTGATGGCCTGCAATGCCTATGAGCTGAGCTTGAAATCCAGCAGCTTCAGCGACCCGGGCCAGATGGCGGCCGCCTTCGAGACCACTGCCTCCCTTTGCCGGAAGGCCCTGGTGCTCCTCGGCCAGACCTTCGCCATGGCCTCCTCCTTCCGGCAGGAGAAGATCCTGGAGGCCATCGGGCTGAAGGAGGTGGCCCCTCTGCCCACCTTGTTCCCTAATTTCGACACCTCGGCCTTGTTTGGGAAGGAGTACATTGAACACCTGCAGGGCTGGCTGGAGAAGAGCGGGTCCCAGGTGCAGCTGAAGAGGCCAAGGGTGGAGACCCCCAGCCCACAGGGCGCTCCGGAAACCAAGCCGAAGATTAAGA TTCCACAACGCGCTGACCGGAAGGTCACCGAGACAATCGAGAAGATGGTGGAGGGCATCGTTTCCGGCACtctgaaagggaaagagagagctcAGTTGAAGGACAACCCAGAGTACTG GTTTCTGAAGGAAGAGGACAGCCTGGAGTACAAATATTACAAGCTCAAGCTGTCCGAGATGCATCGGCTGAGGTCTGCAGCCAAAGAAAAGCCCAAGCAGGAGAAGACCCCTGAGCTGCAGGATTTGGCTGTCATGCAGGCCTTGCTGCGCGCCCGCAAGGTCCTCCGCATCAAGAAGCGGCTCTTCTGGAAGAGGAGGCCCAGGATCCTTCGGCGGCGGGTGGCAAGAGCCCGGAGGGTGAAGCGGGCCACCGTGGGGACCCAGACGCTCCTGTCCGCCGGGACAATGCTCCAGCAGCAGGACCTGCCGCAGAGCCCCAAAGCCCACCCAGCAGAGACCTCCTTGGAAAAGGCGGGAGTCTGCGACTCAGCCACCGACCCAGAAGATGCATCCGGGGAAGGTTTGAGTGCTGGAAGCTCGCTTGGGCTAGCAAGCCAGTTTCCTGACG tGGATCCCAAAACGATGGTGACAGCAGAGAGGCTGGCCAAGTTTGTGGCGGAGGTGGGACCTGAGATTGAGCAGTTCAGCATCGACAACAGCGCAGATAACCCGGATCTGTG GTTCCTGCATGACCGTGAGAGCTCAGCCTTCAGGTTTTACCGGATGAAGGTCTACGAGCTGTGCCCCTCCATGAACTTCAGCGCCGTTCCAGGGCCTGCCAGCGAGAGCCCCGCACCCTCGGAGGGCGACTGGGAGaacaatgaggaggaggaggaggaagaggaggaggaggaggaagctcccCAGTCTGGAATGGAAGAGGGGGACGCTCAAGCAGGGTCTGCCAGCGTTGGAGCCTTGAGTACAGCTGGAGAAGGGCAGCCTGAGGGCACCACCTCAGAGGCATCTGCCCcgggtcctctgcggggcagggCCTTTGGGCGCAAGAGGGCCAGCAGCAGGTCCTTGAAGGTGGGCCTGATCCCAGCCTCCAAGAGGGTCTGTCTCATCGATGAACCGAAAG TCCACGACCCCGTCCGGATTGCGTATGACCGACCCCGCGGCTATCAGTCCCACAAAAATAAG TGGCAAAAATCAAAGGATTTGGAGTTTTCCCACAAGCGGCTGAACCAGAAGAACATTGGCTTCCAGATGCTGCAGAAAATGGGCTGGAAGGAAGGCCTTGGGCTTGGAGCCCACGGAAAGGGCATCAAGGACCCCGTCAAAGT GGGCTCCACCTCAGCGGGGGAGGGCTTGGGTGTGGCGGGGGACGAGAACAAGGAGGACACCTTTGCCACCTTCCGCCAGAGGATGATCCAGATGTACTATCTGAAAAGAGCCTGTAATAAATAG